TAGCGACCGAGGGCATGGAGATGGTTGTGGTGGACTGTCACGGACATGTAGTCGCCTTTCCACGGATCATAATCGACGAGGTTGATCCCTGTGGCATGTCAGCGGCTTGATATATACGCAGCGTACTCACCTCCTAAGACCACACGGGTGCGCGAATAGACGTGATTGTTCCGCACTTCGCTTCCTGCCGAACCAAAGAGCACGATCGCGCCGTCGGTTGCGTCGTAGACCACCTAGGCATAGGCATCAGGATCACTTCGAAAACCTCAAGACCGACACTCAcgttcctctccaccaacgAATCTTTGCAGGCAAGACTGATCCCATCCGCTCGGGGGTTTCCGTAAGGCGGATCTTTCTCATCCATTCCATCGTAATCATGGTCCCATTCTTCGCCCGCCGGTCCCTTGGTTGCTGTCAGGATCATAGCCCAGCGAAGAGTGACTCACAATCTCGTTATCTACTATATGCCCCAGTCGACATTGTTTCCtatctccttctctgaAATGCAGTGCGCTCCATCCCCTGTAATCAGACCGCGAAATTAGCACATCGCCCGAAAATACCAGGAGACGCACGCACCTCGGCTCGTACAGCTTGCAATCACGAACGGTCTGACTCTCCGCATTGCCCGCTTCGATCAGCGCGTCTCCCTTGACGACCCTCAGTAATATCGGTCGATTCCCGTCAATCACCAAGGACCGTATCATTGCGTGGGAACATTGTTGACAGTCGGCTCTGGCGCGGGTGTCCAGTGGATCAGCATAACAATGGAAAGATGCCAGACCTTACCCACTTGATAGCCGTTGCGAGATCGGCCCCTTCGACGATGAGTAACGCTCTATCTCGGTTTTTCGGATTACCGAGCGTGGTAATGGTCTGACGTTCGGACGTGAAGACGATACTCGAGTTGAGTCGATGTACCGATCCAGGACAGAGTGTCACCGTGGTGCCGGTGCCCCCTGGGTACGTTGCTACGGTCAGAAATGACATTGGACCGAGACGACCTTGACTCACCCAGTCTAAACGCTTCGTTGATAGCTCGTTCGGTGCCGGAAGGTAGACACTTTTCCGTCGCCGcggcgatgatggggatgaaCAGCAATgcgagggaggagaggagcaTGGTCAGGTGGCCCCTGTGGCGATGCGGCGTAGATGGTACCGATGGGAGCCAGATGCAATGCAATGCAATGCCAACGAGATcaaagtggaagatgagaaatgttgttgttgcatGCACGCGCGTTATGAACATGTATTAAGCTCAGGAACACGATCAAAAGACacaaggtggaggcggGATCAAAATCTTCTCTCGGTCTTCCATCAGCATATCTCCATTcgcttgttcttctctccgTCGAGCGACCAACATAAATATATCACCATCATGCCAGGTGAGTTTACTGAGCCCCCCGGTTCGAGACGCTGTCGTCGCTGACATCGTATCAGCACCATCAGAAGCGGGCCCTTCCGCCCGGGCCGCTGCTATGGCCAGACCCACCCCCGCCCTTCCTGCCAAATTGGCCAAGAACACCCGACTCCCCGCAACGATGATCACCCCGTCTGGAGCCGTCCAACCGAGTCAGAAACACAAGGCGCACAAGGGCCAAGtgagcaagaagaagaaggcgaggatcgagaagggtaAGGAGAGAGCGGTGGAGCTGAGTGGCAAGTTGGAGAccaaggtgaaggagagggaggagaagaaggtgggttTGGGTGATCTGCTTCCCTCTTCGGTGGATTCGCGCTGACTCTCGACACCACCCAGGCAAAGAGACAaagagcgaagaaggcttGGGAGTGATGTGGGGTCAAGTCAAAAGTTTGATTTCTGGAGGAGCGTCGCGGCGGAGATCACGCTGTTGTAACATTATATTCGAACAATGTGCTTTAGGCAGAAGTGAATCAAGTATTGATTGAGCGTGTGTACTTCAATGTGACAATCTTGCACCTTGTTCGCGTAGCTCTTAGTGCAGCCAAGTTCCCGACGGATGCAGCGGTCGTCCGGACAGAACAAAACAACCACTTGAAGGACCCGCTCGATGCTCCGCTCAATGACGAGTGACCCCTCACACACAGCTCCAACAGCTTAGCACACCACAACATTGCAACTCCCACGATTGCCCCCATGGCCCCAAACGTCGTATCGAAACAGTCTCATCTCAGTGGTACAAGACCCATAGCCCACACCTGTGAcccctctccatctccactccCGCTTAAGATCGACCGGCACCGGGGACGAATCgggtcttcctctctcggACAGGGTTGGCCAAGACGGGTCGGACACCGACGTTGAGGTCGTCGAAACCGAGAGACTTGAGAAGGTCCTTGGTGTCTTGGTCGACCTCGAGGGGGTTCTCCTCGGAAGGAGCAAGGGCGGAAACTTCGGGGACGTATCTGGGTAACGGTGGAGATCGGTCAGTGGTGTCTTCGGGATTACTGATGAGCCCACCACTCACTGGTCCTTtcgctccctctcctcctcttgcaACCTGAAAGAGATACCTCGCACGGGACCCTTCTGGATTCGCTTCATCAAGTGGGTGGTGACTGTGGGGGAGGTCAGCGAATGCGTCGGGCGCGAATTGAGGCTGACACCGTATGCGCTTGACAGTCACATCGGTCCCATGAAAATCCCATCAACACTCACAACCAGAGATCTTGTTCCTCAACCTCTTAGAGGGGACAGAGGCGACCTCATCGAGGAGACGCTTGTTGGAGCTgcgggggagggggggggggcaAAGGTATCAGTGTTGTCCTCGAATACTAATCTTGCTTCCTCGCGTCCTTCATCCGTTCAGGTTCTCGCCTCGCCCATCGTGACCATCTCCCTGAATGtgcttctctttcttgctGCTCCATGCCGTTTGGTTTGGTGTGCCTGTCCCCGTCCCCACTCCACCATCCCATGATTCCTCCATCCCCGACTGCCCAACAAGAACCGCAACTCACTGGAAGTCGAGAGTGAGACGGGGGTAGTACTTCTCAATGAGCACTCGGGAAGCCCTCTTGACTGTCTTTGTCCTGACTCGACCCTGTTatccgtcatcatcatccgtgGTCGTAAGAGGATAGAAGAGCGATATTTTGTATTTTGGTTGAAAGGTTCGAGAATCAACGTATCGAGGTAAGAGTCGCGAAGAGAGCAAGGGGGAATACACACAAACGTCAGCATCACGACCTCCCTACATGGCCCTCCTCTCCCGTAGGACAATCTGAACGCACCATGATGTATGATGTCCTGTGAAAAGGTTAGTGATGAAGAGTGTAGAGAAGGATCTTTTGTACAGATCACAACGACCAACTTGTGTCGAATCTTGCGTCTGTGCAACTCGTGTAGGAAgactctctctctctctctctccccctGCAGAAGCGACAGCCTGCACTGAGAGGCATCAAAAGTGGGTTTGAGGGTGAAGGGGTTATCGGCGAAATGAAAAGCTCAGAACGGAGATGAGCAGTGTGGCACATACCAGACAGAGTCATCTCCATCGGTGTTTGTCTTATGTCCGACATCTTCGTGAAGCTGCAATCCAGCTCGGCGAGCTCCGAAGCTGGCCCATGCGGCGGACATGGGAGATTGGAGATTGAACGGTGCCTGAACGAATCCGCCCAACCTGCCGGCTATTCAAGCGATCGTCTCCATCGCATCCCTCTCAAAATTGGGCATGGCACAAGTTTACACAAAGACCCTCCTTTCTAGCAGAACCATGATgatacctcctccacctcctccagacGCTGTCAAGTGAGCTCCgtttcctttctctcccatTGACGCCACTGTTGACATATCTACTCGGTCACACAGGTTCTGCGAGTTCGTCACCGCATCCCCGACTCCGTTCCATGCCGTCTCCAACCTCACCAAGCGGTTGGTGAGCTCTGGTTTCAAGTCCATCTCCGAGCGGAAAATCGACTCAGCCTCCTTTGCCCCTGGATCCAAGCTGTTCTACACGCGAAACCAGTCTTCGCTCGTCGCATACACCCTTCCTTCCGAGCCGACTCCCACCACCGCCATCTCGTTCGCAGTCGGCCATCTCGACTCGCCATGTCTCAAAGTAAGACCAGTCAGCAAGAGATCCAAGTCGGGATATCTCCAAGTAGGGGTAGAACTGTACGGTGGTGGGATCTGGCATAGCTGGTTCGATCGCGACTTGTCGTTGGCGGGAAGGGTCATTGTGGCTTCGTCAACCAGCTCATCCCCGTCCGGACCAACCTACGTTTCCAAGTTGGTCAAGATTGACAGACCGATCTTACGGATCCCGACGCTTGCCATCCACCTTGATAGGACCATGAACGAAGCTTTCAAATTCAACAAGGAGACCGAGTTCCAGCCCATCTTGGGTCTTGTGGCCGATACTTTCAACGATCCGACGTCCGGTGGAGATGCGAGAGCGGGTACCCCTCAACCATTCAGATCAGGCGCGACAACTccagcgaagaaggaggagaacaGTGAGGATGTGGCGCGGATGGAAGAAAGGCATCATCCTCTGTTGCTCGCGGTACTGGCGGACGAGCTGGGATGCTCGATTGGAGACATTCAGGATTTCGAGCTGTGAGCGACACCATTTGGTGACATCGGATAGTGTTCATATGCTGACTTGCCTAGCTCACTATACGACACGCAACCATCCACCGTCGGGGGAATGTCGAACGAGCTCATCTTCAGTCCCAGAATCGACAACCTCATGACCTCGTGAGTGGCACCATGCTACGCCGAAAGCAGTGGACTGACATCGTTCCAGCTTCTCATCCATCGAAGGACTGTGCGACGCGACAACAGCAAGCAACGCGTCTTCCGAAGACAACATCCGATGTGTCATCCTGTTCGACAACGAAGAGGTCGGGAGTGTCTCGCACCATGGCGCCGAGTCGAACCTCCTCCCTGCATTTGTCGAACGGATAGTCTCTCTCCCCGACTATGCCAAGATTGGATATCACCAGCTCCTTGCGAACAGTTTCCTCGTCTCGGCGGACATGGGTCATGCCGTGAGTTTCTTTAACGTCTCACTCCGCAGTCAATCTCCAACTCTGTTTGTAGCTCAACCCCAACTATGAGAGTCGATACGAGACCAACCTCGCGCCCAGACTCAACGGCGGTGTCGTGATCAAGACCAACGCCAATCAGCGATACACCTCGAATGCACAGACGACCTTCTTGCTCAGACGAGTGGCGAAGAAAGCAGGTGTACCAGTCCAGGAGTTCGAGATCAGAAACGACTCAACATGCGGTTCTACCGTCGgtcctcatctctccacTCATGTCAGGACCGTCGACATCGGCCTCGCGCAACTGTCGATGCATTCCATCCGTGAGACGGCAGGTTCAGCGGACGTCAAGCATTACATACAATTCTTCAAGACGTATTTCGACGTCATCGCCGCTTTCGATCGGGATCTCCACGTGGATTAGAAGACATTCCAGACAAAGAATGATACCGGATTGTGGAGATATCTTGCCAGATGCCAAATGCGATGATGCGATACATACAGGTATAACccaagaaggtgaagacCGCCCTGACCACACGAGAACCCACTCTATAGCACCAGAAACCCACCTAAGcctccgccttcttctccttcttggccttcttctctgccttTCTACGCGCTCGCTCCTCCGctgtctcttctctctctgcgccatcttccgtcttcaccttcttcttcttctgtggAAGGAAGTCAGCGGGGTAACTTGCAAGATGGCTTGGGCTCatgctcaccttcttctctccatcctcgtcggTCTTTGAAGGAGTAGCAGGGACGCCAACTTCTgattctctcttcctcttcttctccttctcctctccgtccACTTCGATAGGGGTGATGGtcgcttgagcttgaggtTGTGATTGAGGCTGGGTGCTGACCAATCCTCCGTTCGCGCCCTCGCCATCCGTCGCATTGTAATCCACATACTCCTTCGACCATCCTTGAGGTGTGACACCGTCAATCTTCTTTCCGTACTTGTCCaactctcccttcttgatcatcttcttcttctcctgagCCTTGGGTCCCAGACCCCATCGTCGAGGGTACAGATCACGGTTCATGATGCATCGCTTGACTTTGGCGACCACACCATGATCACATGACGCGAGATCGACGGTGGACATCATGGCGATACCGATGGCAATGGCTTCTCCCTTGGTGGTCATGAGGACGACCTCCTCGTTGACCTCGATGTCGGACTCGTATCGCAACAGACCGGGGATCATGAGTTTGGCACCGTAACAAACGGCATTGACCGCGGAGTCTTTGACGACGATTCGCTTGAAGTTGGTGAGGAGGGATTCGAGAGGTCGGACCACTCGTCGGAGGTAGGTTTCTAGAGATGTATGATATTAGCGCGATGCTCCACAACACGAAAACGACAgtctgactcaccatccctgGTGTTGTCGTACAACCACTGAGCATCCAAGACATCGTGCATGGACACGATATCGTCGTTCTCTCCGGTGATACCACTTCTGACTCTTCTCAGCTCTTGCATGTGAGCACCGACACCCAACAACAGACCGAGATGTACACAGAGCGTTCTGATATACGTTCCTGCTTCACACGAGACCCAGAAAACGCCCATATTCCTCTTGTTGTCGTATTCGATCAACTTGGACTCGTAGATCGTCCTCACTCGCAATTGTCTCTTGACGGCCGAGATGAGAGGGGGTCGTTGGAACAAGGCTCCGGTGAGGGTTTCCAGTGCTCGGGGAAGTGCCTTCTCGTCCGGGAGGGTGTCGTGGAATCGAACGACACAGACATACTCCTTTCCTGCACCTTGTTGGGATTTGACAAGTCGGGTAGCTCGGTCGATACACACGATCAAACATCCGGTGACTTTAGGGTCAAGAGTTCCGGAATGTCCAGTCTTCTCGACTCGAAGGATCCGTTTGAGCCAGGCGACGACCTCGTGCGACGATGGGTTGGATGGTTTGTCGAGATTGATCACTCCGGACTTGACGTAGGTTTGCAGATCTCGTTTGAGCGGTGAGACACCCTATCCAGCGGGTTCATCAGTGACAAGCTCGCTTTGAGAGCATTGGGATTTGCACCACTCACAGTAGGAATGGGAGTGAAATGAGATGATCGGACGAGCAGCTTGTCGTAGTTCTTCAGCAACAGAGGCCATTGAGAGGTGTCTACATAGTCATAGCACTCAGTATGACCTCTCTCTATTCTCCATCTGCACCGCACTCACCGAGTTTAGGGGTCACGGCCTCGCTCTTGATCGAGAAATCACCAGATTGTTGGAGCTCCGTGACTTGATCGCTGGACAATCcagcggaagaagaggaagcggcGGCCATGTTTCGTCGTGTCtttcgatgtcgatgggaTTGATTGCCGCTGTTGTTCTGTGTTGTTCTGATAGCCCTCGAGGTAGTGCAAGTGGTAATGCTGAAGCTATACCTCTGCAGCTAAGGAAGAGATTTTGTGAAAGAGTCAAAGTTGCCTCCACCGACAGTGAGAGCTTATCACCGTCCAAAACACCGAGTGTGGCACTTACACGGAGATTCTAGCTGACAGTGTGGTGGACGTCTGAGCACCGCTTGCATCCATTTGATCGCTCGTGCCGACGCAAGATCTGATGCATTGCATGGGAGTACATCACACGTTGCGCACCGCCCGGGACTGACAAGCAACGACTCCGTGGTGATTATGAACACAGGACTGCCGTGATGGTTGAAGAACAATCATCCAGAAGATCATTCACTGGTCGTTCCTGGTCTCGGTGACCGAGTGGCGAAGCAGTGcaggtggtgatggtggtggcgaATCCGTGGGATGATGACCGAGTGATGAGCATAAATTCGACGTATATATAGCGGGTAGAGTTGACAACGGGGAAGCTTCTGATCACTACCAACTCACAGTGATCCGCGAGTAACACGTTCAAAGTAGCACAAGTAGCACGAACATGCCATTCCGAAATATCAAGTTCTGGTCCAGGAAGAGTGAGTAGAGATTTTACACCTGGGGCAAGGGATGCAACTCACTTTCGTGGATGGACACGTAGATGCCTCGAGGTTTGACCACCCTAAAGACGCCAAGAATGCCCCTGAAACACCAATGAGACTACGAGGTGGATGTTGCTCCACTCGAGGGGTAAGTGCTTTCTTCCGCCGCACTTTGGTTGGAAGGTCCCTGCCTTTCTTCAGAATGAGATCGCAGCTGAGCGTTTGTGGCAATACGCCGCCCTTCCGAACACCTTccagatcgagatggagtgAGTCTTTCGTATATTCCCTAACTAGCATTCTCTGTGACTGACGATACACCTTACGCTCAGCGACgagaagcggaagagaaggagtcGAACGAACGGGATCGTAGCAGCTACAGCAGCGGCCGCAGGGGTTTCGTAAATCGAAATTGATGGACGAGCGAAAGCGTTAGTAACCCTGTTGTACGACGTGAAGATATGCAAGAGACGATAATGTGAGATGATCAGATTGGGATCATGTTTTCATGTGTATGTGTATGTGTATGTGTATGTGTATGTGTATGTGTATGTGTATGTGTATGTTTGTGGTCGAAGGCTCATGCGGGGATACACGACATCATGGTGTCATCTCATGGATTCCTCCTCTACatgtttcttcttcttctatcCACCCCGCTCGAGGACAGGGAAGGGCAGCGAATTCACTATATTGATGACAGACAAGAATCGGGTGTAGATCGACGAACATTCTGCTCATCACCTCCGGAATGAATTGTCATGCATCACAAGCAGTTTTCGTCATATCGTTCGTTCTAGATTGATTCGTGATGTACATTACTTTACCCGTCTCATCACGATTATAGATGCCCATGGATCCATACCGCGcctacttcttctcgtgTTTCTGCACAAAGTTCGACGCGTAAAAATCCCCATCAAGACTGAGAAGATTGGCTATCCGACGATGGAGCTCGATATGGAACGAGTCCCAAGGGAAGGACTCGCCGTCTGGAAGtgacatgtcagctgagtTTGCATCCGAAACACGTTCACAACCTCACCTATGGTAAAGATTGGTTGATTGGCCTTGTCCAGATTCTCAGCGACGATTGCGGAGACTGCGGAAGCTTGTCAGATTCGATGCTCGAACGGTCGGggcccactcacccttgtAGTAATGCTGAGAGTCCAGCCAGTACGCTTCTCCTTCGGCTGCGCCAGTGATCGCATTGACCAATGTAAGTCTGGGCACTACGCTTTGGACGACAACGTCGATCAATCCGTCGCCTGCAATTGCTACAGGCCACTGATTAAGGTCTCGCGCTGCCCATGGCATCATACCGGCGCTGCGTGCCACCGTCAGCCCGTGCCAAAAGATGAACTCACAAAACTCACTAGAAGTAAAGCACGCTCTGACCGTCCAACCAGTCGTTCCTATTCTGACTGAGTGCAGCTGAAGTGTCCAGAGACCGCGCGGTATTCGTTTTCGGTTTGATTGTCGGTTTGGACGTAGGTGACTCAATTGTCAGCCAAGTGGAATCCGGGTCCAAAGGTTTGGCAGCGTGTATAGGTCCGTGATCCGGCACATAGTCATCATCGGGATCAGCAGCGCTTATTGGTGTGACCTCATCTCCGTGGTCCTGGACCATGCCGCTCCCGCTCGTCCCGCCGTTCAATCCCAACGTCTTGACTCCGTTCACTAGAGGATTCACCCCGCCACCCACAACCTTTGTCCCCTTTCTGACTCTCGCTTGCTCCCTCGCCTCTctcgccatctccaccttgtcaTCCTGGACGACTTTCAGCTTCAATCTGCATTTCGATCCCTTGTTCCCCACAATGCCTCGCAAAAAGCCGACTGTGAACCGAGCATCCCCCATCCATCGTAGGTTCTCCGTTCCAATGTCGAGATCCACCATGAGGCCGGTGGCAGCGGATAAGAACGAGAAGCGGCGGGTCATGGAAGGGAGCAGCAGAACGGAGCATAGGTCGATGGGGAGTCGGCGGCCTGGATCACAATTAGCATAGGAACGGTCAATGAGGAGCATACCTTTTATGACATTGAGACATGACAGAGGGATGTTGAAGGTATCTTCGACTCCAAACAAGTTGATACAGACGGCATTTGCAGAGCCTGTAGGTATCGGGGCGACTGGTATTTGCAACGCTCTGCGAGCGTCGGAACGGACTGCGAGACCATTGATGACCTCGTAGACCAGGCCATCACCAGACGACGTCGCTATGACACTGGTGAGAACAAATGATGAGCACTTTCCGCACGAAACAGTGTTTCACACAACTCACTCATAGTCCAGCTCGATCTCTCTCGCAATCTCTTCGGCGTGTAACCGATGTGTCGTTTCTGTAATGGTATCAGCTAGTTTCGCTGCAACATGACAGACGTGTCATTCACCTCGCTTGTCAACTACACATCCCGCAGCTTCTAGTATCGGCATGACGGCGTCGTGAACTATACTCTTCGCTTTACCTTTACCCCCGACAGGATTGACCAAGAGGAGAACTCGTCGAAATGGTTTGATCGCTATGACGATGCGATGTTCAGCCAAGTCTGCTCATCGCGTCGACACGTGAAGGAAGAGGCCCTTACAGCCATATGAAGCCGACATGATATTATCCACCCATCTTTCTGCTTCTGATACATTGATCGGTTCCACCAGAACATGCAACTTGACCAACCTCAGAGTCCGGTCTTTCTGAGAAAGGGAGTGGAGGTCCAGGCGTCGGTTCTTTTGTTCTTGATCGGGTTTGGATGTAGCCAGATATGCTCGGAGGAAGTTTCGCAATGGCGAGGAAAGCAATCGTCTCGGTGCTGTGTGATTGGTCCTTTCAGCACGACACCATCAGCTGAGGGAGACAGGGGTGACTCACGCCGACCATCGCTCGAGAGTTGAAGTACGTCCAATCGTCCGTCTTCAACAGTGAGTAgacctctcttctcgttaTGCAGTATGACGGGGAGATCTAGATGCGTGATCATGGCGTGGACGCTGTTCTCTGTGCTGTCGGCCACGGTCTCGACTGGATGCTGTCACAGAGAAAAGAGTGAAAGAGTGAAGTGGAAGTCGGTGTCCCATTGCCCCGGTATCATTATCGTCACACACGTATCGGTCACTCGCAGGAGTCATGACATCATCACTTTCTTTATCTGCTTACGCTCGAGTTGAGCCgttgatcatcatcacaacTAAGTCTCGCACTCATAGTTGGCTTATATACAGACCGCACATCACTCGCCATACGCATGTCCCCTCCCGAGGGgtcctccccctctcctcacATCCGACGACATCCGACCGGAGGGAACCCTCACACCCCCGGTTCGggtcatctccacctcacactcacctcttctcaccgAGCCAACTTCTCAACCCTCCTAGCGGCGTACCCGCTAAAACTACTCTCCCCAACGCCACTTCCCTCCCAGCCGCCTCATCTGGCACTGATATATACACTCGCATATGGCGGTGGACTAGTGGCCGGGGATGTGGTTTCGCTCAGAGTCAATGTGGATGAGGGATGTGGACTTGTCATGCTCACTCAAGGATCTACGAAAGTCTTCAAGAAACGTCCAGGTCTCAGACCGCTTTCGCATCCCTCGTCCGGTCCCACGTCATCGGAGTCGGCTTCACTGACTCGACAACGAATGCATGTGGCGATACGATCCAATGctttcttgctcttgtTGCCAGACTCGATCTCGCCGTTCCGATCCTCTTCGTATTCCCAGACTCAGCGTTTCGTCCTTCCGCCAGACGGAACCGCCTCGATCCTGATTCTCGACTGGGTCAACTCCGGTAGAGGCCAACAGCGGTCTGCAAGCAAATatagcgaggaagaggagatctgGTCAATGGAGAAGTACGGATCCACAAACGAGGTGTTTTTAGGGGAGAAACTGGTCATGCgcgagaggatgatgttggaTAGCAAACAGATCAACAAGAAGAATCACAAGACTTTATCCCTTATAGCCAAACAGTTGGCTCCCTACAACATCTACGCAACTCTCCTCCTGCTAGGTCCGCGTCTCGCTCAATTGCTTGATCACCTCAAAACACTGACCGACCGGACTCGTCAGTTCCAACTGAAAGAACCGCCAGGTATCGTCTGGTCGTTCAgcgagacggaagagggTCAAGGCGGCGTGCTCAGAGTGGCGGCGAgggaagtggaggatgCGAGGAAGTGGTTGAGAGGTGTTCTGTATGCTGGAGGGATTGGAGAGATGGTCGGGGAAGGCTTGTGGCCTAGACTCATATGAAGGGATTGCAGCATATCGACTGGAAAAAGAGCATTCTTGCATATACTACAACCCCTCTGTATACTATCCCGGGTATCAACATGTCACATAAACCCAAATGTGGTGTTCTTCGAATTCCCTCGAACACGGCTAATCCAGACTGGCGATCGCCTTTGACTCTCCTacacctccctctccagATGATCACACCCTACAGCTGACCAACCTGCGCCGCCGTCTCGACAAAGTCGCtcgcctcgtccttctcgatgaCCTTGATCGAACTGACTTTCTGCTTGTCAAAGAAGACACCGTAGAACTTGTCGGCTTGTGCAAGCATCTCAGCCTTGAACGTGGTCGTAACGAATTGCGCGTTGGCGGAGAGGGTGTGGATCATGCCTAGGTGTGAAGATTAGCCGATACGCTCATCCATGAATGGGGCAAAAGCCACTCACTAGCTACGGCCGTACGATACTGCGCATCGAGGTTCGCATCAATCTCATCGAAGAGGTAGAATGGCGCGGGATCGCACTTCTGGATCGCAAACACCAGCGCCAAAGCAACTAGCGACTTTTGACCACCTGACAACTGTTGGATACGTTGcccctcatcgtctttcgAGTTGAACGATACCTGCAAAAATGGTGAGTCAGTTGTGCTCATTCAGGTTTCGTGCGCAAAGACTTACCTGAATGGAAACCCCAGTGTAATTGtcgatctcgctcttctcccttccagcGACACCACTCTCTTCAGACTCCTCGTCCTGGAATCATGCCACATCAGTCTGACGCCGAAATCCGCTTCagcccactcaccacataTCCCTCTATTCTCTTCTGCATGACAAGCACGCCCTTACCAGCAGGCACCAGCGTCTCAAACACTTCCTCAAAGTACCTCGAGACTTGCTTGAATGTCCTCTCGATCGCTTCATCCTTTCTCTGGTCGAGCGTTTCTATCAATTCTTGGATCTTCTGAGCAGACTCGTCAAgctcctctcttcgaccCAATAGCTCGTCACGCTGTTTCGTAAAGTTGTTGTACTGCTCAAAGGCTTTCTTGTTGACATGAGCAAACTTCTTGAGCCCGTCGTTGGTTTTGTGCAACCTTTTGATGATCTGTAGATCCGTTAGCGGATCTGTCCGACAGGACACTCGCCCTGTGCTCACCTTGCCTGACGGCGTCTCCATGTACTTTGAGAACGCCTCTTCTGGTAGCACTCCCAAATCTCTGATCGCAGCATTacactcctccttcctgtTGATCAGAGTTTGACGTTTCGTCAAATATCTCTCGGCGTTCTTCTGCACGCGTAGAATCGCCCGGGTGTTTTCCAATTGCTCATTCTGGACCCGTTCAAGCTTCTCTGCAACGCTTGCGATCTCCGT
This sequence is a window from Kwoniella newhampshirensis strain CBS 13917 chromosome 5, whole genome shotgun sequence. Protein-coding genes within it:
- a CDS encoding 40S ribosomal protein eS17 produces the protein MGRVRTKTVKRASRVLIEKYYPRLTLDFHSNKRLLDEVASVPSKRLRNKISGFTTHLMKRIQKGPVRGISFRLQEEERERKDQYVPEVSALAPSEENPLEVDQDTKDLLKSLGFDDLNVGVRPVLANPVRERKTRFVPGAGRS
- a CDS encoding tRNA pseudouridine(55) synthase, whose product is MAAASSSSAGLSSDQVTELQQSGDFSIKSEAVTPKLDTSQWPLLLKNYDKLLVRSSHFTPIPTGVSPLKRDLQTYVKSGVINLDKPSNPSSHEVVAWLKRILRVEKTGHSGTLDPKVTGCLIVCIDRATRLVKSQQGAGKEYVCVVRFHDTLPDEKALPRALETLTGALFQRPPLISAVKRQLRVRTIYESKLIEYDNKRNMGVFWVSCEAGTYIRTLCVHLGLLLGVGAHMQELRRVRSGITGENDDIVSMHDVLDAQWLYDNTRDETYLRRVVRPLESLLTNFKRIVVKDSAVNAVCYGAKLMIPGLLRYESDIEVNEEVVLMTTKGEAIAIGIAMMSTVDLASCDHGVVAKVKRCIMNRDLYPRRWGLGPKAQEKKKMIKKGELDKYGKKIDGVTPQGWSKEYVDYNATDGEGANGGLVSTQPQSQPQAQATITPIEVDGEEKEKKRKRESEVGVPATPSKTDEDGEKKKKKKVKTEDGAEREETAEERARRKAEKKAKKEKKAEA